AGATAAGGGGATTCGAACCCCTGACCTCTTGACTGCCAGTCAAGCGCGCTCCCAGCTGCGCCATACCCCCATATTTTCCTTTTCAACAAGAATTATTATACTATGAATGAATAAATAAATCAATAGATATATTCAACTTTTAGTTGTATAATAATATTATCCGTAGTTTTATAAATGACAGAGTAGGTTTAGGTGCGTTAAGTGCTAGCTGGACGGGAAGTTGCCACTAGACGAAAGATCCCTTGGGATTTGCGATGCCTTTACCGCATTCCGCTGTCACAGAAAGAACTCTTCTTATGTGACGCATGTCGTTTGAATTTAGAGAGGAGGTCTGCGGATGAATAATACACGTAAAATGGTTTTTGTAGGGATACTCATTGCTTTAGATGTTATTTTAACTCGTTTTTTTTCCATTACTACACCTATTGTAAGAGTAGGATTTGGATTTGTGGCTGTATCCTTGGCCGCTATGCTTTATGGTCCCATAATAGGAGGCATAGTCGGTGCTGTAGCAGATTTAATAGGTATGATGCTCTTTCCCCAGGGGTCATATTTTCCTGGCTTTACGGTTAGTGCATTCTTAGGTGGGGTCATATACGGTCTATTTCTGTATAAAAAACCCAAGACTATAATTAATATTGCTCTAACAATTTTGACTATCACCATTATAGTAAACCTTGGCTTAAACACTCTTTGGCTGTCTATGCTCACTGGCAATGCCGTTCTTGCCATCATTACGCCTAGAATTATCAAGCAGATTGTGCTTCTCCCCATCCAGGTCATTACTATTTATATTACATGGCGATATGTAGGGGAAAAGATTGAAAAAAATTATTTCCAATACTAAAAAGAAGACCAATTGGTCTTCTTTTTTCAGCTCCCATAGAGCTTCTCCCTTACTCCGTCAGCAATCTCTTTTCTCCTTTTATTTCCTGGATAGGCTGAATATTTTGAGATACTTCTAAGGTGCCCATGTACTCCCCTTTTTCATCCCGCACAGCAAAGTATCGGATATAGACATACATCTCACCCAATCGGATATAAAATTCTTCGCTATCCTTTTTCCCAGATTTAAAATCGTTTACAATATCTTCCACAACGTGAACACTGGCTGGGGGATGACAGTTAGACACTTCTCTACCAATGACTGATTTGGTTCTAGGGAATATTCTTTCTTTGGCTTGGGAGAAGTATTTTACAATATCATTTTTATC
This genomic stretch from Irregularibacter muris harbors:
- a CDS encoding folate family ECF transporter S component, whose protein sequence is MNNTRKMVFVGILIALDVILTRFFSITTPIVRVGFGFVAVSLAAMLYGPIIGGIVGAVADLIGMMLFPQGSYFPGFTVSAFLGGVIYGLFLYKKPKTIINIALTILTITIIVNLGLNTLWLSMLTGNAVLAIITPRIIKQIVLLPIQVITIYITWRYVGEKIEKNYFQY